AAGCCGGCTTCTTCGACAATTGGAAAGGCCAGGTCGAGATCGGCGCGTCCCGATCGACCGGCCAGACCAGCTATGTCGGCTTCTACGGCTCGCTCGGCTTCAACAAGGAAGGCCTGCGCTGGCGCCACAAGATCGACGCCCGCGCCGAGGTCCAGGACGGGCGCAACGTCGTCAACACCGAGCGCTTCATCGCTTCGTGGCAGCCCAATTACAAATTCGGGCCGCGCCTGTATTCCTATGGGCTCGCGCAGTTCGAATCCGATGAAAATCAGGGTTATGACAGCCGCTACACGCTCGGCGGAGGGCTCGGCTACACGATCCTGACCGGCCCCAGAGCCAAGCTTGAATTCGAAGGCGGCCCGGCGCTGCGTCATGTTGCGCCCGTCGACCTGCCCTCAGAGACCAGTCTCGCCGCCCGCGCCTCGGTCAACTTTCGCTGGGCGATCGCGCCGACCCTGGAACTCAAGCAGACCAGCGCCTTCTATCTGGAGCAGGGTCAGAGCAGCGCCAATGCGCTGACCTCGCTCGACGCGAAACTGCTCGGGCCGCTGAAGGCCCGCTTCTCCTACGACGTCCGCTACGAGGATCGGGTCGGCACCGGCGGGAGCAATATCGATACGTTGAGCCGGGCCACCTTGGTCTACAGCTTCTGAGGTTCCGCGCGTCGGAGGAGGAGGCGAAAGCCGCTCGGCGTAATCCTCCGTTCACCGGCCGCGTCTACATTGCGTATGGGCGCCGAATTCCTATTTAGGGAACAACGTGCTTAATGCCGAGTGCGGTGGCCGGCGGCGGACCTGTTGGAGGGACACCGGCGACATCGCTTCGATGGGAGTATTCATGCCCGACAATCGTGACAACCGCAGCCCGGACAAGGACCCGCAAAATGGCGGCGGCAATCCCTGGATGAAGAGCCTCTTCATCTGGGCCGGTATTCTCCTCGCCCTGATCCTGTTCGTGCAGATCGTCGACGGCGGCAGCCGCGGCGCCGGCCCGAACGGCATGGCCTATTCCGAATTCCTGAACCGGGTCGACGAGGGCTCCGTCAAGGAGGTCGCGATCAGCAAGGACGTGATCTCGGGCAAGCTGACCAATGGCGAGACCTTCCGCGCCAACGCGGTGCCCGATCCCCAGCTGACGGCCCGTCTGCGCGAAAAGGGCGTCGCCTTCCAGGGCGAGCCTGAGCCGCAGACCAGCATCTGGCTGATCCTGCTCTATCAGGCGATGCCGTTCCTGCTGATCCTCGGCGTCGCCTTCTTCATCATGCGGCAGATGCAGAAGAATGCCGGATCCGGCGCGATGGGCTTCGGCCGCTCGAAGGCGAAATTGCTGACCGAGAAGCACGGACGTGTGACCTTCGACGACGTCGCGGGCATCGACGAAGCGCGCGAGGAGCTTCAGGAGATCGTCGATTTCCTCAAGGATCCGAC
The nucleotide sequence above comes from Sphingosinicella sp. BN140058. Encoded proteins:
- a CDS encoding YdiY family protein produces the protein MPVPVFAPLLVLAQAPADLPPPLPDGVRAIIEAAIASGDAKTIETVIRLARETHPLAGAQIDDMLKVWRVQVAAAEAARKKEREEELAEAGFFDNWKGQVEIGASRSTGQTSYVGFYGSLGFNKEGLRWRHKIDARAEVQDGRNVVNTERFIASWQPNYKFGPRLYSYGLAQFESDENQGYDSRYTLGGGLGYTILTGPRAKLEFEGGPALRHVAPVDLPSETSLAARASVNFRWAIAPTLELKQTSAFYLEQGQSSANALTSLDAKLLGPLKARFSYDVRYEDRVGTGGSNIDTLSRATLVYSF